The Cellulosimicrobium sp. ES-005 genome segment GAAGATCGCCGTCCCGGGCAGGTAGGCACCGCGCACCGGTCCCCAGCCGCCCCACACCTCGGTGTTGTCGGTGGGCCACTCGGGCTCGACGACGTCGCGCAGCTCCAGCCCGGCGGCGACCACCTCGCGCACTTGGTCGCCCAGCGTGCGGTGGTACTCGGCGTAGACGACACGGCCGGCGGCGTCCGTCTCGACGTAGGGACGGCGGTCGAAGTACGAGCGGTTCGCGGTCAGCCCGTGCGCGCTCGGGTCGTCGGGGAACGCCCAGCGTGAGGGGTGCGTGACGGAGAACGTCCAGGTGCCGCCCGGTCGGAGCACCCGGGCGACCTCGCGGTGGATCGCGTCGGCGTCGGGGACGAACGGGATCGCGCCGAACGACGTGAACGCGGCGTCGAAGCTCCCGTCGGCGAACGGCAGGCGGCGCGCGTCGGCCTGGACGGCGGGCACGCGGATCCCCGTCGCCCGGTCGAGCGCCGCACCCGCGGCGAGCATGCCCCGGGAGACGTCCGTGGCGACCGCCTGCGCGCCCTGGGCGACGAGCCAGCGCGAGCACTGTGCCGCACCGGCCCCGACCTCGAGGACGCGGAGGCCGGTCACCTCGCCGAGCAGGCGCGCGTCGCGCTCCCGCAGTCCCTCCGGGCACCAGCAGAAGTCCGCCGCGCCGAGGAACGCCCCGTGCTCGTCGAGATACTCGGCGGCGTTCGCGTCCCACCACCCGCGCCCGGCGCGGCCACCCTCGGCGGCGGGCACGTCCCGGTAGCCGGCGTCCGCCGTCGGGCCGGGCGGGGCGACGTCCGGGACCGGGACCTGCGGCGGCACGGGGGCGGGGGTCTGGCTCATGCGGCCCATTGTCCCGGGCACCACCGGCCCCGGGCACCGCAGGGCGCCGCACGGCCCGGACGCGCGGGACCTTGGTCGTCGGCGTGCCCGAGGACCGGGACGGGCCGTGACCCGGGCCGCGGGGTTGACTAGGGTTGAGCGTGACGCGGTGCCGCGGAGGTCGGCACCTCCGTCGACGCCGGGCACGCGCGCGAGGACGCGCGACGGGACGACGAGACGGAGGAACAGGTGCGCATCGGACTTCTCACCGGCGGAGGCGACTGCCCCGGCCTGAACGCGGCGATCCGGGCCGTGGTCAAGCAGGGGACGGGGGAGTACGGGCACACCATCATCGGCTTCCGCAACGGGTGGCGCGGTGTGGTCGACGGCGACGTGCACCCGCTGGGGCGCCAGGACATCCGCAACGTGCTGCCGGTCGGCGGGACGCTGCTGGGCACCGCGCGGTTCCACCCGCGCGAGGAGGACGGCAGCATGGACGCCGTGCTCGCGACGGTCGAGGCCGAGCACCTCGACGCCCTGATCTGCATCGGCGGCGACGGCACGCTGCACGCGGCGAGCCGGGTCGCGGAGGCGGGCGTCAAGATCGTCGCGATCCCCAAGACGATCGACAACGACGTCGAGGGGACGGACCTGTCGATCGGCTTCCACACGGCGGTGAACATCGCGACCGAGGCCCTCGACCGGGTGCACACGACGGCGGAGAGCCACAACCGCGTCATGGTCGTCGAGGTCATGGGCCGCCACGCCGGCTGGATCGCCGTCAACGCGGGCATCGCGGGCGGTGCCGAGGTGGTCCTCGCCCCCGAGGAGCCCTTCGACATCGACCAGCTCGTGAAGTTCCTGCGGCACCGGCACCGGGCGCACGCGAACTTCTCGATC includes the following:
- a CDS encoding class I SAM-dependent methyltransferase produces the protein MSQTPAPVPPQVPVPDVAPPGPTADAGYRDVPAAEGGRAGRGWWDANAAEYLDEHGAFLGAADFCWCPEGLRERDARLLGEVTGLRVLEVGAGAAQCSRWLVAQGAQAVATDVSRGMLAAGAALDRATGIRVPAVQADARRLPFADGSFDAAFTSFGAIPFVPDADAIHREVARVLRPGGTWTFSVTHPSRWAFPDDPSAHGLTANRSYFDRRPYVETDAAGRVVYAEYHRTLGDQVREVVAAGLELRDVVEPEWPTDNTEVWGGWGPVRGAYLPGTAIFRTRLPG
- a CDS encoding ATP-dependent 6-phosphofructokinase — its product is MRIGLLTGGGDCPGLNAAIRAVVKQGTGEYGHTIIGFRNGWRGVVDGDVHPLGRQDIRNVLPVGGTLLGTARFHPREEDGSMDAVLATVEAEHLDALICIGGDGTLHAASRVAEAGVKIVAIPKTIDNDVEGTDLSIGFHTAVNIATEALDRVHTTAESHNRVMVVEVMGRHAGWIAVNAGIAGGAEVVLAPEEPFDIDQLVKFLRHRHRAHANFSIVVVAEGAVPREGSSMEFTQQLGRFGEIVAGSIGERVSAEIAERTGFDTRLTVLGHVQRGGEPTPTDRILGSRFGVAAVDAVSAGTSGVMTALRGERVELVSLAEVAGRPKRVPEELLRVARVLA